The Victivallaceae bacterium genome contains a region encoding:
- the recO gene encoding DNA repair protein RecO — translation MLFFVKGIVLKSIPCAEVDCVITLITARELVNVFVKGGLNYQSPHRGNLDSLTFGSYTFQRHKNNMGQLLESNFFNSHLFLRNDFEKLSAADKMRQAILDTQWPGKPIPGIYSLLHNCLHKLETFPDPNFLLAFFRLKIMQHDGILDCSDACSICGQPIDDSVFRHKGQILCSEHKHALSVVFSKHEEIFLKTLVTCKSFEKLSELCKCGFTLFEKISFLFNTVLE, via the coding sequence TCTTAAAAGCATTCCTTGTGCCGAAGTCGACTGCGTTATTACACTCATAACCGCTAGAGAATTAGTCAATGTATTCGTGAAAGGCGGCTTGAATTATCAATCCCCTCACCGAGGAAACTTAGATTCCTTAACCTTCGGTTCCTATACTTTTCAAAGACATAAAAATAATATGGGACAACTATTAGAAAGTAATTTTTTCAACAGTCATTTATTTTTAAGAAACGATTTTGAAAAACTTTCGGCAGCAGATAAAATGCGACAGGCCATTCTCGACACCCAATGGCCGGGAAAGCCCATACCGGGCATTTATTCTCTTCTTCATAATTGCCTTCACAAACTGGAAACTTTTCCGGATCCGAATTTTCTGTTGGCATTTTTTCGATTAAAGATTATGCAGCACGATGGAATTTTAGATTGCTCCGACGCATGTTCAATTTGCGGTCAACCGATAGACGATTCGGTTTTTAGACACAAAGGACAAATACTTTGTTCGGAACACAAACATGCTCTTTCCGTAGTCTTTAGCAAACACGAAGAAATTTTTCTTAAAACCTTAGTTACGTGCAAAAGCTTCGAAAAACTGAGCGAGTTGTGTAAATGCGGATTTACCCTATTTGAAAAAATTTCTTTTTTATTCAATACCGTTCTTGAATAA